A DNA window from Coffea arabica cultivar ET-39 chromosome 6c, Coffea Arabica ET-39 HiFi, whole genome shotgun sequence contains the following coding sequences:
- the LOC113695952 gene encoding ethanolamine-phosphate cytidylyltransferase, with the protein MVSELGRSENLQQGSRLVATWIIGGVVFGLSALALSLALPQGVWKRKKRPVRVYMDGCFDMMHYGHCNALRQARALGDQLVVGVVSDAEITANKGPPVTPLNERMIMVSAVKWVDEVIPDAPYAITEDFMKKLFDEYNIDYIIHGDDPCILPDGTDAYALAKKAGRYKQIKRTEGVSSTDIVGRMLLCVRERSAADSHNHSSLQRQFSHGHSHKSEDGGSGSGTRVSHFLPTSRRIVQFSNGKGPGPDARIVYIDGAFDLFHAGHVEILRLARGLGDFLLVGIHTDQTVSANRGAHRPIMNLHERSLSVLACRYVDEVIIGAPWEVSKDMITTFNISLVVHGTVAEDNDFQKEKSNPYAVPISMGILKLLESPLDITTSTIIRRIVSNHEAYQKRNEKKTESERRYYEDKIYVSDD; encoded by the exons ATGGTTTCGGAGTTGGGTCGTTCGGAAAACCTACAACAGGGATCGCGATTGGTGGCGACGTGGATCATCGGAGGGGTGGTGTTTGGGTTATCCGCGCTGGCCCTTTCGCTTGCTTTGCCTCAGGGAGtctggaagaggaagaagaggcccGTAAGGGTATATATGGATGGCTGCTTCGACATGATGCACTACGGCCACTGCAACGCCCTGCGCCAGGCTCGAGCCCTTGGCGACCAATTGGTTGTCGGAGTCGTCAGCGATGCTGAAATCACAGCTAACAAAGGCCCTCCGGTCACTCCTCTCAATGAGAG GATGATAATGGTCAGTGCCGTGAAGTGGGTGGATGAAGTTATTCCTGATGCACCCTATGCGATAACTGAAGATTTCATGAAGAAATTATTTGATGAGTACAATATAGATTACATTATTCATGGGGATGATCCATGCATTCTTCCTGATGGGACTGATGCTTATGCCCTAGCTAAGAAGGCTGGCCGCTACAAGCAAATTAAGCGCACTGAGGGAGTGTCAAGCACTGACATTGTTG GCCGTATGCTTCTTTGTGTGAGAGAGAGGTCTGCTGCTGATAGCCACAACCACTCATCCTTGCAACGCCAATTTAGCCATGGCCACAGCCATAAGTCTGAAGATGGTGGTTCTGGTAGTGGAACACGTGTATCTCATTTTCTGCCTACCTCTCGCAGAATTGTTCAGTTTTCAAATGGAAAG GGTCCTGGACCAGATGCTCGTATAGTCTACATTGATGGTGCATTTGATCTTTTTCATGCTGGACATGTGGAG ATACTAAGGCTTGCCAGAGGGCTCGGTGATTTTTTACTTGTTGGTATACATACTGATCAAACTGTCAG TGCCAATAGAGGGGCTCATCGTCCAATTATGAATCTTCATGAAAGGAGCCTGAGTGTTTTGGCTTGCCGTTATGTGGATGAGGTGATTATTGGTGCCCCCTGGGAAGTGTCAAAAGATATG ATAACAACTTTCAATATTTCTTTAGTTGTCCATGGAACAGTAGCTGAGGATAATGATTTTCAGAAG GAGAAGAGCAATCCATATGCCGTCCCAATCAGCATGGGCATTTTAAAATTGCTAGAAAGTCCTTTGGATATTACAACCAGCACAATTATTAGGAGAATTGTTTCTAATCATGAGGCATACCAG aagcgaaatgaaaagaaaacagaaagtgAGAGAAGGTATTATGAGGATAAGATATATGTCTCAGATGATTGA
- the LOC140008208 gene encoding protein LURP-one-related 5-like: protein MSKIHPAENQGRHRPSRHLTTPIPDHPLRPGPSPSVLTVWKKSSMSFQGTDGFTVFDHCGRLVFRVDNYTRKSWAAASAGLLLMDGSGKGLLTLKPQLLSVQHQWTGYRGEDNRCSRAFTMRRPPPLLIPRSACEAEVFIGENIKGTSERKPDLKAEGSFRRRNCKIVTTATGELVAQISRKRINTTLLLSDDVFTLVVHPGFEPDLVMAFVIILDRICRQTNYAPILCS, encoded by the exons ATGTCCAAGATTCATCCGGCTGAAAATCAAGGGCGACACCGACCGAGTCGACATTTAACAACACCTATACCTGACCATCCTCTTCGTCCTGGCCCTAGTCCCTCCGTGCTCACCGTCTGGAAGAAATCCAGCATGAGTTTCCAGGGAACTGATGGTTTCACGGTTTTCGATCACTGTGGAAGATTGGTTTTCCGAGTAGACAACTATACCAGAAAGAGTTGGGCTGCTGCAAGCGCCGGACTCCTCCTCATGGACGGATCCGGCAAAGGTCTACTCACATTGAAACCCCAG TTGCTCAGCGTGCAACATCAGTGGACAGGATATCGGGGCGAGGACAACCGATGCTCGAGGGCATTTACCATGAGAAGACCACCACCGCTGCTGATTCCCAGAAGTGCATGCGAGGCTGAAGTGTTTATAGGAGAGAACATAAAGGGAACCAGCGAGAGGAAACCTGACCTAAAAGCTGAGGGATCCTTCAGAAGGCGGAATTGCAAGATCGTCACTACTGCCACCGGCGAACTGGTTGCCCAGATTTCCCGGAAACGAATAAATACTACCCTTCTGCTGAGCGACGATGTTTTCACGCTCGTAGTACACCCTGGATTTGAGCCTGACCTTGTTATGGCCTTCGTAATCATCCTGGATCGCATTTGTCGCCAGACTAATTACGCCCCCATCCTCTGTTCATAA
- the LOC113696096 gene encoding MLO-like protein 8 isoform X2 → MAGGGGGSSRQLDQTPTWAVAGVCAVIILISIALEKLLHKIGTWLTDRHKKALYEALEKVKNELMILGFISLLLVFSQYYITQICVPSGVADSMLPCRARDKVATKNDGHRRRLIGYERRVLAAGAKEPSCKQGRVPLISVDGLHQLHILIFFLAVFHVIYSAVTMALGRLKIRGWKDWEQETSSHHYEFSNDPTRFRLTHETSFVRAHTSFWTSIPIFFYIGCFFRQFFHSVSKSDYLTLRNGFISVHLAPGSKFNFQKYIKRSLEDDFKTVVGVSVMGVFCGFLALKCQWLESLVLGIPNSCGFGTKLQAILTRMAIEITERHAVVQGIPLVQGSDKYFWFGHPELVLHLIHFALFQNSFQITYFLWIWYEFGLKSCFHENFELVIAKLALGVGVLVLCSYITLPLYALVAQMGSYMKKSIFDEQTSKALKKWHMAVKKKQGRKSPTRRLGDASPTASVASTLHSTGPALHRFKTTGHSTRSFTYEDQEASDLETDPSTPVTNKLMITVDHDTRNELNVPSDAEEIKNDNDFSFMKPSPKEMNI, encoded by the exons ATGGCAGGTGGAGGTGGAGGAAGTTCAAGGCAGCTTGACCAGACACCCACATGGGCTGTGGCTGGTGTTTGTGCTGTCATCATCCTCATTTCGATTGCCTTGGAGAAACTTCTCCACAAAATTGGAACT tGGTTAACGGATAGGCACAAGAAAGCTCTTTATGAAGCTTTGGAGAAGGTAAAAAATG AGTTGATGATTCTCGGTTTTATCTCACTACTTCTCGTATTCAGTCAGTATTACATTACCCAAATCTGTGTACCTTCTGGTGTTGCTGACTCTATGCTGCCCTGTCGTGCACGTGACAAAGTTGCTACTAAAAATGACGGACATCGTCGGAGGCTTATAGGGTACGAGCGTAGAGTTCTGGCTGCTGGTGCTAAAGAGCCTTCTTGCAAGCAG GGGCGAGTACCACTGATATCTGTTGATGGACTGCATCAGTTACACATCCTCATATTCTTTTTAGCTGTCTTTCACGTGATATATAGTGCTGTCACAATGGCTCTAGGAAGACTCAAG ATTCGTGGTTGGAAGGATTGGGAGCAGGAGACTTCATCGCATCattatgaattttcaaatg ATCCTACAAGATTTAGGCTTACTCATGAAACATCTTTCGTGAGAGCACACACCAGTTTCTGGACCAGTATACCGATCTTCTTTTACATT GGCTGCTTTTTCAGACAGTTTTTCCACTCCGTCAGTAAATCTGACTATTTGACATTGCGCAATGGATTTATTAGT GTTCATTTAGCTCCTGGAAGtaaatttaactttcaaaagtaCATAAAGAGGTCATTAGAGGATGATTTCAAGACTGTGGTGGGAGTCAG TGTTATGGGCGTCTTTTGTGGTTTTCTTGCTCTTAAATGTCAGTG GTTGGAAAGCCTTGTTCTGGGCATCCCTAATTCCTGTGGTT TTGGGACGAAGCTTCAAGCTATTTTAACAAGGATGGCCATTGAAATTACAGAGAGACATGCAGTGGTTCAGGGCATTCCACTTGTGCAAGGCTCAGATAAATACTTCTGGTTTGGGCATCCTGAGTTAGTTCTTCATCTTATTCACTTCGCTCTGTTTCAG AACTCATTCCAAATAACATACTTTCTGTGGATTTGG TATGAGTTTGGGCTAAAATCTTGCTTCCATGAGAATTTCGAGCTAGTCATTGCCAAACTTGCTTTAGG GGTAGGAGTCCTAGTTTTATGCAGCTACATCACGCTTCCACTTTATGCTCTTGTAGCTCAG ATGGGTTCCTATATGAAAAAATCAATCTTTGATGAACAAACTTCCAAAGCCCTGAAGAAGTGGCATATGGCTGTGAAGAAAAAGCAGGGAAGGAAGTCTCCAACTAGAAGATTGGGTGATGCAAGTCCAACTGCTTCAGTGGCTTCAACTTTGCATTCGACCGGGCCAGCACTACATCGTTTCAAAACTACTGGTCACTCAACTCGCTCCTTCACATATGAGGACCAGGAGGCGTCTGACTTGGAAACTGAcccatcaactcctgtgacgaACAAGTTAATGATTACAGTTGATCACGATACACGCAATGAGCTGAATGTACCCAGTGATGCAGAAGAAATCAAGAACGATAATGACTTCTCATTTATGAAGCCATCCCCCAAAGAGATGAACATCTAG
- the LOC113696096 gene encoding MLO-like protein 10 isoform X1, giving the protein MAGGGGGSSRQLDQTPTWAVAGVCAVIILISIALEKLLHKIGTWLTDRHKKALYEALEKVKNELMILGFISLLLVFSQYYITQICVPSGVADSMLPCRARDKVATKNDGHRRRLIGYERRVLAAGAKEPSCKQGRVPLISVDGLHQLHILIFFLAVFHVIYSAVTMALGRLKIRGWKDWEQETSSHHYEFSNDPTRFRLTHETSFVRAHTSFWTSIPIFFYIGCFFRQFFHSVSKSDYLTLRNGFISVHLAPGSKFNFQKYIKRSLEDDFKTVVGVSPVLWASFVVFLLLNVSGWKALFWASLIPVVVILAVGTKLQAILTRMAIEITERHAVVQGIPLVQGSDKYFWFGHPELVLHLIHFALFQNSFQITYFLWIWYEFGLKSCFHENFELVIAKLALGVGVLVLCSYITLPLYALVAQMGSYMKKSIFDEQTSKALKKWHMAVKKKQGRKSPTRRLGDASPTASVASTLHSTGPALHRFKTTGHSTRSFTYEDQEASDLETDPSTPVTNKLMITVDHDTRNELNVPSDAEEIKNDNDFSFMKPSPKEMNI; this is encoded by the exons ATGGCAGGTGGAGGTGGAGGAAGTTCAAGGCAGCTTGACCAGACACCCACATGGGCTGTGGCTGGTGTTTGTGCTGTCATCATCCTCATTTCGATTGCCTTGGAGAAACTTCTCCACAAAATTGGAACT tGGTTAACGGATAGGCACAAGAAAGCTCTTTATGAAGCTTTGGAGAAGGTAAAAAATG AGTTGATGATTCTCGGTTTTATCTCACTACTTCTCGTATTCAGTCAGTATTACATTACCCAAATCTGTGTACCTTCTGGTGTTGCTGACTCTATGCTGCCCTGTCGTGCACGTGACAAAGTTGCTACTAAAAATGACGGACATCGTCGGAGGCTTATAGGGTACGAGCGTAGAGTTCTGGCTGCTGGTGCTAAAGAGCCTTCTTGCAAGCAG GGGCGAGTACCACTGATATCTGTTGATGGACTGCATCAGTTACACATCCTCATATTCTTTTTAGCTGTCTTTCACGTGATATATAGTGCTGTCACAATGGCTCTAGGAAGACTCAAG ATTCGTGGTTGGAAGGATTGGGAGCAGGAGACTTCATCGCATCattatgaattttcaaatg ATCCTACAAGATTTAGGCTTACTCATGAAACATCTTTCGTGAGAGCACACACCAGTTTCTGGACCAGTATACCGATCTTCTTTTACATT GGCTGCTTTTTCAGACAGTTTTTCCACTCCGTCAGTAAATCTGACTATTTGACATTGCGCAATGGATTTATTAGT GTTCATTTAGCTCCTGGAAGtaaatttaactttcaaaagtaCATAAAGAGGTCATTAGAGGATGATTTCAAGACTGTGGTGGGAGTCAG TCCAGTGTTATGGGCGTCTTTTGTGGTTTTCTTGCTCTTAAATGTCAGTG GTTGGAAAGCCTTGTTCTGGGCATCCCTAATTCCTGTGGTT GTAATCTTAGCAGTTGGGACGAAGCTTCAAGCTATTTTAACAAGGATGGCCATTGAAATTACAGAGAGACATGCAGTGGTTCAGGGCATTCCACTTGTGCAAGGCTCAGATAAATACTTCTGGTTTGGGCATCCTGAGTTAGTTCTTCATCTTATTCACTTCGCTCTGTTTCAG AACTCATTCCAAATAACATACTTTCTGTGGATTTGG TATGAGTTTGGGCTAAAATCTTGCTTCCATGAGAATTTCGAGCTAGTCATTGCCAAACTTGCTTTAGG GGTAGGAGTCCTAGTTTTATGCAGCTACATCACGCTTCCACTTTATGCTCTTGTAGCTCAG ATGGGTTCCTATATGAAAAAATCAATCTTTGATGAACAAACTTCCAAAGCCCTGAAGAAGTGGCATATGGCTGTGAAGAAAAAGCAGGGAAGGAAGTCTCCAACTAGAAGATTGGGTGATGCAAGTCCAACTGCTTCAGTGGCTTCAACTTTGCATTCGACCGGGCCAGCACTACATCGTTTCAAAACTACTGGTCACTCAACTCGCTCCTTCACATATGAGGACCAGGAGGCGTCTGACTTGGAAACTGAcccatcaactcctgtgacgaACAAGTTAATGATTACAGTTGATCACGATACACGCAATGAGCTGAATGTACCCAGTGATGCAGAAGAAATCAAGAACGATAATGACTTCTCATTTATGAAGCCATCCCCCAAAGAGATGAACATCTAG
- the LOC113696096 gene encoding MLO-like protein 8 isoform X3 encodes MILGFISLLLVFSQYYITQICVPSGVADSMLPCRARDKVATKNDGHRRRLIGYERRVLAAGAKEPSCKQGRVPLISVDGLHQLHILIFFLAVFHVIYSAVTMALGRLKIRGWKDWEQETSSHHYEFSNDPTRFRLTHETSFVRAHTSFWTSIPIFFYIGCFFRQFFHSVSKSDYLTLRNGFISVHLAPGSKFNFQKYIKRSLEDDFKTVVGVSPVLWASFVVFLLLNVSGWKALFWASLIPVVVILAVGTKLQAILTRMAIEITERHAVVQGIPLVQGSDKYFWFGHPELVLHLIHFALFQNSFQITYFLWIWYEFGLKSCFHENFELVIAKLALGVGVLVLCSYITLPLYALVAQMGSYMKKSIFDEQTSKALKKWHMAVKKKQGRKSPTRRLGDASPTASVASTLHSTGPALHRFKTTGHSTRSFTYEDQEASDLETDPSTPVTNKLMITVDHDTRNELNVPSDAEEIKNDNDFSFMKPSPKEMNI; translated from the exons ATGATTCTCGGTTTTATCTCACTACTTCTCGTATTCAGTCAGTATTACATTACCCAAATCTGTGTACCTTCTGGTGTTGCTGACTCTATGCTGCCCTGTCGTGCACGTGACAAAGTTGCTACTAAAAATGACGGACATCGTCGGAGGCTTATAGGGTACGAGCGTAGAGTTCTGGCTGCTGGTGCTAAAGAGCCTTCTTGCAAGCAG GGGCGAGTACCACTGATATCTGTTGATGGACTGCATCAGTTACACATCCTCATATTCTTTTTAGCTGTCTTTCACGTGATATATAGTGCTGTCACAATGGCTCTAGGAAGACTCAAG ATTCGTGGTTGGAAGGATTGGGAGCAGGAGACTTCATCGCATCattatgaattttcaaatg ATCCTACAAGATTTAGGCTTACTCATGAAACATCTTTCGTGAGAGCACACACCAGTTTCTGGACCAGTATACCGATCTTCTTTTACATT GGCTGCTTTTTCAGACAGTTTTTCCACTCCGTCAGTAAATCTGACTATTTGACATTGCGCAATGGATTTATTAGT GTTCATTTAGCTCCTGGAAGtaaatttaactttcaaaagtaCATAAAGAGGTCATTAGAGGATGATTTCAAGACTGTGGTGGGAGTCAG TCCAGTGTTATGGGCGTCTTTTGTGGTTTTCTTGCTCTTAAATGTCAGTG GTTGGAAAGCCTTGTTCTGGGCATCCCTAATTCCTGTGGTT GTAATCTTAGCAGTTGGGACGAAGCTTCAAGCTATTTTAACAAGGATGGCCATTGAAATTACAGAGAGACATGCAGTGGTTCAGGGCATTCCACTTGTGCAAGGCTCAGATAAATACTTCTGGTTTGGGCATCCTGAGTTAGTTCTTCATCTTATTCACTTCGCTCTGTTTCAG AACTCATTCCAAATAACATACTTTCTGTGGATTTGG TATGAGTTTGGGCTAAAATCTTGCTTCCATGAGAATTTCGAGCTAGTCATTGCCAAACTTGCTTTAGG GGTAGGAGTCCTAGTTTTATGCAGCTACATCACGCTTCCACTTTATGCTCTTGTAGCTCAG ATGGGTTCCTATATGAAAAAATCAATCTTTGATGAACAAACTTCCAAAGCCCTGAAGAAGTGGCATATGGCTGTGAAGAAAAAGCAGGGAAGGAAGTCTCCAACTAGAAGATTGGGTGATGCAAGTCCAACTGCTTCAGTGGCTTCAACTTTGCATTCGACCGGGCCAGCACTACATCGTTTCAAAACTACTGGTCACTCAACTCGCTCCTTCACATATGAGGACCAGGAGGCGTCTGACTTGGAAACTGAcccatcaactcctgtgacgaACAAGTTAATGATTACAGTTGATCACGATACACGCAATGAGCTGAATGTACCCAGTGATGCAGAAGAAATCAAGAACGATAATGACTTCTCATTTATGAAGCCATCCCCCAAAGAGATGAACATCTAG
- the LOC113696095 gene encoding probable serine/threonine-protein kinase PBL8 isoform X2, with translation MGNCGTREESAVVSGAHHQVQQLQALSAAASRNPFPCAPADKRHGHGRSTSDLSSDPCTPRHFEDFTNNSFLYTHVIAFSLFELETITKSFRSDYILGEGGFGTVYKGYIDENVRVGLKSLPVAVKVLNKEGLQGHREWLTEVNFLGQLRHPNLVKLIGYCCEDDHRLLVYEFMFRGSLENHLFRKATVTLSWSTRMMIALGAAKGLAFLHNAERPVIYRDFKTSNILLDSDYTAKLSDFGLAKAGPQGDETHVSTRVMGTYGYAAPEYVMTGHLTARSDVYSFGVVLLELLTGKKSVDKTRPSKEQNLVDWARPKLNDKRKMLQIIDPRLENQYSVRAAQKACSLAYYCLSQNPKARPLMSDVVETLEPLQCSGGGTDGGSVLLAAASSSASFQIGTGGPIAPGRARDYRLEQRFGGTVRPTTASCRSPNPDCSPGGGPTACRVR, from the exons ATGGGGAATTGTGGAACTAGGGAGGAGTCCGCTGTCGTCTCCGGTGCTCATCACCAAG TTCAGCAGCTCCAGGCTTTATCCGCAGCAGCCAGTAGAAATCCATTCCCGTGTGCTCCCGCTGACAAGAGGCACGGCCACGGTCGTTCCACCTCAGATCTAAGCAGCGATCCTTGTACCCCCCGCCATTTTGAAGACTTCACCAACAACTCCTTCCTCTATACCCATGTCATCGCCTTCTCCCTATTCGAGCTGGAGACCATCACCAAGAGCTTCCGCTCGGACTACATTCTCGGCGAGGGCGGCTTTGGTACCGTTTACAAGGGCTACATTGATGAGAACGTCAGAGTTGGCCTCAAATCCCTTCCCGTTGCCGTTAAGGTTCTCAACAAGGAGGGCCTTCAGGGCCACCGTGAATGGCTC ACCGAGGTCAATTTCCTTGGCCAGCTTCGCCATCCTAATCTGGTCAAGCTGATTGGGTATTGCTGCGAGGATGATCACAGATTACTCGTTTATGAGTTCATGTTCCGCGGCAGCCTGGAAAATCACCTTTTCCGAA AGGCAACAGTTACATTATCGTGGTCAACAAGAATGATGATTGCTCTTGGAGCAGCTAAAGGACTTGCTTTCCTTCACAATGCTGAAAGACCAGTAATCTACCGAGACTTTAAGACGTCAAACATTTTACTGGACTCT GATTACACAGCTAAACTTTCTGATTTTGGGCTTGCAAAAGCTGGGCCACAAGGTGATGAGACCCATGTTTCAACTCGAGTTATGGGAACTTATGGATATGCAGCTCCTGAATATGTAATGACAG GGCATCTTACTGCAAGGAGTGATGTGTACAGTTTTGGGGTGGTCCTGCTAGAGCTATTGACTGGAAAGAAGTCTGTAGACAAGACCAGACCAAGCAAGGAGCAGAATTTGGTGGATTGGGCCAGGCCGAAGCTaaatgataaaaggaaaatgctcCAAATAATAGATCCAAGATTAGAAAATCAGTACTCTGTCAGGGCTGCACAAAAGGCGTGCAGTCTAGCGTACTATTGCTTGAGCCAGAACCCGAAAGCAAGGCCCTTAATGAGTGATGTGGTCGAGACTTTGGAGCCTCTACAATGCAGTGGTGGCGGTACAGATGGAGGTTCGGTATTATTGGCGGCGGCGTCCTCATCAGCCTCTTTTCAAATTGGTACTGGTGGTCCAATTGCGCCTGGAAGAGCACGAGACTATCGGTTGGAACAAAGATTTGGTGGTACAGTTCGTCCTACTACTGCGAGTTGCCGGTCTCCCAACCCAGACTGTTCTCCAGGAGGTGGCCCCACTGCATGCCGGGTTAGATGA
- the LOC113696095 gene encoding probable serine/threonine-protein kinase PBL8 isoform X1 has protein sequence MGNCGTREESAVVSGAHHQVQQLQALSAAASRNPFPCAPADKRHGHGRSTSDLSSDPCTPRHFEDFTNNSFLYTHVIAFSLFELETITKSFRSDYILGEGGFGTVYKGYIDENVRVGLKSLPVAVKVLNKEGLQGHREWLTEVNFLGQLRHPNLVKLIGYCCEDDHRLLVYEFMFRGSLENHLFRSIHLCLSSYRLTKATVTLSWSTRMMIALGAAKGLAFLHNAERPVIYRDFKTSNILLDSDYTAKLSDFGLAKAGPQGDETHVSTRVMGTYGYAAPEYVMTGHLTARSDVYSFGVVLLELLTGKKSVDKTRPSKEQNLVDWARPKLNDKRKMLQIIDPRLENQYSVRAAQKACSLAYYCLSQNPKARPLMSDVVETLEPLQCSGGGTDGGSVLLAAASSSASFQIGTGGPIAPGRARDYRLEQRFGGTVRPTTASCRSPNPDCSPGGGPTACRVR, from the exons ATGGGGAATTGTGGAACTAGGGAGGAGTCCGCTGTCGTCTCCGGTGCTCATCACCAAG TTCAGCAGCTCCAGGCTTTATCCGCAGCAGCCAGTAGAAATCCATTCCCGTGTGCTCCCGCTGACAAGAGGCACGGCCACGGTCGTTCCACCTCAGATCTAAGCAGCGATCCTTGTACCCCCCGCCATTTTGAAGACTTCACCAACAACTCCTTCCTCTATACCCATGTCATCGCCTTCTCCCTATTCGAGCTGGAGACCATCACCAAGAGCTTCCGCTCGGACTACATTCTCGGCGAGGGCGGCTTTGGTACCGTTTACAAGGGCTACATTGATGAGAACGTCAGAGTTGGCCTCAAATCCCTTCCCGTTGCCGTTAAGGTTCTCAACAAGGAGGGCCTTCAGGGCCACCGTGAATGGCTC ACCGAGGTCAATTTCCTTGGCCAGCTTCGCCATCCTAATCTGGTCAAGCTGATTGGGTATTGCTGCGAGGATGATCACAGATTACTCGTTTATGAGTTCATGTTCCGCGGCAGCCTGGAAAATCACCTTTTCCGAAGTATCCACCTATGTCTCTCTTCTTACCGCCTTACAA AGGCAACAGTTACATTATCGTGGTCAACAAGAATGATGATTGCTCTTGGAGCAGCTAAAGGACTTGCTTTCCTTCACAATGCTGAAAGACCAGTAATCTACCGAGACTTTAAGACGTCAAACATTTTACTGGACTCT GATTACACAGCTAAACTTTCTGATTTTGGGCTTGCAAAAGCTGGGCCACAAGGTGATGAGACCCATGTTTCAACTCGAGTTATGGGAACTTATGGATATGCAGCTCCTGAATATGTAATGACAG GGCATCTTACTGCAAGGAGTGATGTGTACAGTTTTGGGGTGGTCCTGCTAGAGCTATTGACTGGAAAGAAGTCTGTAGACAAGACCAGACCAAGCAAGGAGCAGAATTTGGTGGATTGGGCCAGGCCGAAGCTaaatgataaaaggaaaatgctcCAAATAATAGATCCAAGATTAGAAAATCAGTACTCTGTCAGGGCTGCACAAAAGGCGTGCAGTCTAGCGTACTATTGCTTGAGCCAGAACCCGAAAGCAAGGCCCTTAATGAGTGATGTGGTCGAGACTTTGGAGCCTCTACAATGCAGTGGTGGCGGTACAGATGGAGGTTCGGTATTATTGGCGGCGGCGTCCTCATCAGCCTCTTTTCAAATTGGTACTGGTGGTCCAATTGCGCCTGGAAGAGCACGAGACTATCGGTTGGAACAAAGATTTGGTGGTACAGTTCGTCCTACTACTGCGAGTTGCCGGTCTCCCAACCCAGACTGTTCTCCAGGAGGTGGCCCCACTGCATGCCGGGTTAGATGA